From one Solanum lycopersicum chromosome 12, SLM_r2.1 genomic stretch:
- the LOC138340261 gene encoding uncharacterized protein, whose amino-acid sequence MVRCSSPVGWFEVRESSILGLEIIHEALEKVRVIRDRLATTYSQQNSYLNKRKRPLEFEVGDQVYLKISPINGLTWFGRKGKLNIRYVGPYEILQRVGEVASKFELPAELSYIHPIFHVSMLKKCLGYPASILPVEGLGVDEDLSFEELLVEI is encoded by the coding sequence ATGGTAAGGTGTAGCTCTCCAGTTGGTTGGTTCGAGGTTagagagtcatccattttgggtctagagatcattcatgaggccttagagaaggtaagggtgattagggacaggttggctaCTACTTATAGTCAGCAGAATTCTTATCTAAATAAAAGGAAGAGGCCCTTAGAGTTTGAAGTTGGTGACCAagtttacttgaagatatcacccataAATGGATTGACGTGGTTTGGTAGGAAGGGGAAGTTGAATATAAGGTACGTTGGGCCATATGAGATTCTGCAacgtgtgggtgaggtggcctcTAAGTTTGAATTACCTGCGGAGCTATCTTATATTCACCCaatctttcatgtctctatgttaaagaagtgcctCGGTTATCCAGCATCGATTCTGCCTGTTGAAGGGTTGGGGGttgatgaagacttgtcctTTGAGGAGCTTCTTGTTGAGATTTAA